In Antechinus flavipes isolate AdamAnt ecotype Samford, QLD, Australia chromosome 3, AdamAnt_v2, whole genome shotgun sequence, a genomic segment contains:
- the LOC127557504 gene encoding antizyme inhibitor 2-like: MSQKTDNSRLFLSRTCLQIPSDGSESCIQSCDGVGNPSKLQEQVICLEPGASAWKLIQEKIQELSDSDERDAFIVADLGILAEQHQIFLKTLPRVTPFFAVKCNNSPSVLQVLANLGAGFDCASRGELEQVLKMGINPSRIIYANTCKQISYLQYAASHGVQLMTFDCEEELAKVAKFHPTARMVLRIWTEDSESMFPLSAKFGAPLDKCGHLLSIAKDLGVTVVGSAFHVGSGCQTPESFHQAIANARRVFDLGLQMGHPMGFLDIGGGFPGQNNFVPTFEEMALAINRALDQYFPEGSGVEIIAEPGHFYAAKVCTVAFNINGKKNVMEEGGQRLMYYINDGFYTSFAILRREKETRIPQVVKKFSCKPRLYPSTLWGPTCDAFDRLGPTDILLPELHVGDWLIFDDMGAYTHTSSSSFNGFKSPEMIFTIPSDLQ, translated from the exons ATGAGCCAGAAGACAGACAACTCACGGCTATTTCTTTCCAGAACCTGTCTTCAAATCCCCTCTGATGGGTCAGAATCATGCATTCAAAGTTGTGATGGAGTTGGAAACCCTAGCAAACTACAAGAGCAGGTGATCTGCCTTGAACCAGGAGCCTCTGCTTGGAAACTTATCCAGGAAAAAATCCAGGAACTATCAGACTCG GATGAGAGAGATGCCTTCATAGTGGCTGACTTGGGGATTCTGGCTGAGCAACACCAGATATTCCTGAAGACCTTGCCCCGTGTAACCCCCTTCTTTGCTGTGAAGTGCAATAATAGCCCCAGTGTGTTGCAGGTGCTGGCCAATCTGGGCGCTGGCTTTGACTGTGCAAGTCGG GGGGAGCTGGAGCAGGTTCTGAAGATGGGAATTAATCCCTCCCGCATCATCTACGCCAATACCTGTAAGCAGATCTCTTATCTCCAATATGCTGCCAGCCATGGGGTCCAGCTGATGACTTTTGACTGTGAGGAAGAGCTTGCCAAAGTTGCCAAGTTTCATCCCACTGCCAG GATGGTTCTCAGAATCTGGACCGAGGACAGTGAGAGCATGTTCCCCTTGAGTGCCAAGTTTGGGGCTCCCCTGGACAAGTGTGGCCATCTGCTGAGCATTGCCAAGGACTTGGGAGTGACTGTGGTTGGAAGCGC tttccatgtGGGTTCTGGCTGCCAAACACCAGAGAGCTTCCACCAGGCCATTGCAAATGCCCGGCGTGTGTTTGACCTGGGCCTCCAGATGGGGCACCCAATGGGATTCCTGGATATTGGAGGAGGCTTCCCAGGCCAGAACAATTTTGTACCTACATTTGAAGAG ATGGCACTTGCAATCAATAGAGCCCTGGACCAATATTTCCCAGAAGGCAGTGGAGTGGAGATCATAGCTGAACCTGGCCACTTCTATGCTGCTAAAGTGTGCACTGTTGCCTTCAACATAAATGGCAAGAAGAACGTGATGGAAGAAG gtGGCCAAAGACTGATGTATTACATCAACGATggattttatacttcttttgcaATTCTtcggagagagaaagaaacaagaattccTCAAGTGGTGAAG AAGTTCAGTTGCAAGCCACGTCTTTATCCTTCCACACTGTGGGGTCCCACATGTGATGCCTTTGACCGCCTGGGTCCAACAGACATCTTGCTGCCTGAACTTCATGTAGGTGACTGGCTGATCTTTGACGACATGGGGGCCTACACCCATACCTCAAGTTCCAGTTTCAATGGTTTTAAGAGTCCTGAGATGATTTTCACCATCCCTTCTGATCTACAGTGA